The region TTTATCCTGGGGGAAGATGTTGGTAAAAAAGGTGGTGTGTTTGGGGCAACAAAGGGGTTATTTGATGAATTTGGCGATCTAAGAGTGATGGATACCCCACTCGCTGAATCTGCTATTGCGGGTGTTGGAATTGGTGCGGCCATGTACGGAAAGCGTCCGGTCGCAGAAATGCAGTTCGCGGATTTCATTATGCCTGCCGTCAACCAGATTATCTCCGAGGCAGCCCGTATACGCTACCGTTCAAACAATGATTGGGAATGTCCGATTACTATTCGTGCACCGTATGGCGGAGGGGTTCATGGCGCGCTGTACCATTCCCAATCGGTCGAAGCAATGTTTGCCAATCAGCCAGGTTTAACCATCGTTATGCCCTCTTCGCCATATGATGTGAAAGGTTTATTAAAAGCATCCATCCGCAGCAATGATCCAGTTTTGTTTTTTGAACATAAACGTGCATACCGGTTGCTGAAAGGGGAGGTGCCAGACGATGATTACGTGTTGCCGATTGGTAAAGCAGATGTGAAGCGGGAAGGATCAGACGTTACGGTGATTACATATGGGATATGTGTCCAATTCGCTTTGCAGGCAGCCGAAAAATTGGCGGAGGAAGGAATTGATGTGCATATTGTTGATTTACGTACCATCTATCCTCTTGATAAAGACACGATTATTGAAGCAGCGCAACGGACGGGAAAAATACTGCTGATTACGGAAGATAACAAAGAAGGAAGTATTATTGGAGAAGTTGCGGCTATTATTGCTGAAAATTGTTTGTTTGACCTCGATGCCCCTGTTAAACGACTGGCGGGACCAGATATTCCAGCTATGCCATATGCACCAACAATGGAAAAATACTTCATGGTCAATCCAGATAAAGTGGAAACTGCGATACGGGATTTGGCGGAATTCTAAAGAAGGCATATACAATTGGAAAAGTGACGGATATTCACGAAGGAGGGATTATATGGCCACTGAGAAAATTACGATGCCCCAGCTTGGCGAAAGTGTTACGGAAGGTACCATTAGCTC is a window of Lentibacillus daqui DNA encoding:
- a CDS encoding alpha-ketoacid dehydrogenase subunit beta, which codes for MPVMSYIQAVTTALREEMQRDEHVFILGEDVGKKGGVFGATKGLFDEFGDLRVMDTPLAESAIAGVGIGAAMYGKRPVAEMQFADFIMPAVNQIISEAARIRYRSNNDWECPITIRAPYGGGVHGALYHSQSVEAMFANQPGLTIVMPSSPYDVKGLLKASIRSNDPVLFFEHKRAYRLLKGEVPDDDYVLPIGKADVKREGSDVTVITYGICVQFALQAAEKLAEEGIDVHIVDLRTIYPLDKDTIIEAAQRTGKILLITEDNKEGSIIGEVAAIIAENCLFDLDAPVKRLAGPDIPAMPYAPTMEKYFMVNPDKVETAIRDLAEF